GCCAAGTACCAGAGCGCGCCGGCCGCCCGCAGCGGCGACGACGTACGCGGGGTCGCCCCGGAGTGGCTGCCCTGGTTCACCGACGGGCTCCCGCGCGCCGAGTGGGCGGACCGGGTGGGCCGGGTGCGGGAGGCGCTGACGGTCGACGGTCGACGGTCGTACCCTCGCCCAGGGCGCGCTGGGCTGGCTGCTGGCGCGCAGCCCCCGGACCCTGCCCATCCCCGGCTGCCGCACGGTCGCCCAGGCCGAGGAGAACCTCGGCACCCTGGCGTACGGCCCGGTGCCCGACGCCGCCTTCGCCGAGGTGGAGCGGCTGCTCGCCGACCTGCGCACCGCCCCGGCCGACGCCTGACGCATCGTCGGGCCGGCTCACCGTCGGGCGTTCACGAAGGCGACGATCTCGTCGAGGCCCGGCCGGTAGCCGTCGCTGGTGTCCACCTCCAGTTCGGGGACGTCGAGCCGTACCCGGTCGTAGCTGTCGTGGCCGGCGGCATGCCGATGCGGCTCGTCCCCGTGGGTGTCGGTGTGCGCGCGGCGGGTCGGGCTCTCGTGCCAGCGCTGCCGGATCCGCTCCCGGGCGACCGCGGCCGGCACTCGGCAGTGGACGATCCGGAGGTCGGCGAGCCCGACCAGGGGCCGCAGGTGGGGGCGCCAGAGCCGGTCCTGGAAGGCCGCCTCGGCCACCGTGGTGACCCCTGCGGACAGCAGCAGTTCCAGCACCCGGAAGAAGGTCGGCAACGTCCGGCGGCTCAACTCGTCGCTCGGCGCGGCGGTGAAGTCACCGGCCGCGTGGACCATGCCCTCCTTGATCTCGTCTCGGCAGATCGCCGGACAGCCGATCCTCCGGGCGAGTCGGTGGGCGAGCACGGTCTTGCCCGCGCCGGGCGGACCGCTGACGACGACGAGCTTCGGTCGACTCCGCACCATGTCCTTCATAGCCCCTGTCGTGAGGTAACGGCCGACCTCACGGACGTTCGGGCCCGCGAGAGGGCCCTGGGGCCCTGGGGCTGCGGGCGGGGTCACTACTGGCCGAAGGTGTCGCGCAGGTTGCCGTTGATCAGTTGGTTGATCCGCTTGCGCAGGTGACCGAGCAGCGACGGGTCGGGCAGCGGCTCGTCGACCAGCAGCGTCCAGCACAGCTCGGTGCCGGCCAGGCCGTCGGAGGCCAGCTCGAACCGGACCAGGGCGTCCGGGCGTCGCGGCCACAACGACGACCAGACCACCAGGTTCGGGTACGCGGTCTCCACGAGCCGCGGACGCTGTTCGTCGTCCAGCAGTCGGAGCCAGGGACGCATCGGGTCACGGTCGGGGCGGGTCAGCGCCGCGAAGACGACGTGGGGCGGGGGCGGTTGGTTGCGCGTCCGTCGACCGGCTTCGAGCATCGTTCAGCACCGACAGGCCGGCGTCACGACCTGCCCTCCCCCCGCGCCAACCGCTCGGCGACGAATGCGCCGACGCCGCGCCCGCCTTCCCGGCCCTGCGTCCGCAGGACGAGGATCGCCGGGCGCGACCGCCTGCGACACGCCGTGCTCTTCCCTGAGCTGCGCGGTCGACGGCAGCTTGCGTCCCGGCGCGAACTCGCCCGACTCGATCCGCACGCGGCGGTCATCGGCGAGCTGCGTTCACTTCGCTGTGGCGGCATCCACACTCCCAGGTCTGCACCGGCCATTCGACCATGAGCTGGCTGTCCTGAGGAACCACCCGGCCGACCACCTCACCCGGGCAGTCGGCCGGCGTCCCGGCCGGCGGCCTGCCGGCGGTGGGCTCCGTGAACAGGCCCGGGGTGGGTGGCGGGTTCCGGCCGCCCCCTGCGCGCACGCCGCCCCCGCCCGCCTCGGTGCCGTACCCGATCGAGGAGGCGACCCTCTGTGCGGTCAGCGACCGACGAACGGTGGACGCCATGGAGAAGGTGCCCGGCGCAGCCCGCGACGGACGCCGCGCCGCAGCCGCAGCCCCAGCCCCAGCCCCAGCCCCAGCCCCAGCCCCAGCCCCAGCCCCAGCCCCAGCCCCAAGATCATGCTCGATGCAGGAAGTAGTGGGGTCGAAGGGCGTCCGATGCCACTCGATCCAGGATCAAGTGGGCGCTCGGGCAGACAGC
The Micromonospora sp. R77 DNA segment above includes these coding regions:
- a CDS encoding AAA family ATPase, whose translation is MKDMVRSRPKLVVVSGPPGAGKTVLAHRLARRIGCPAICRDEIKEGMVHAAGDFTAAPSDELSRRTLPTFFRVLELLLSAGVTTVAEAAFQDRLWRPHLRPLVGLADLRIVHCRVPAAVARERIRQRWHESPTRRAHTDTHGDEPHRHAAGHDSYDRVRLDVPELEVDTSDGYRPGLDEIVAFVNARR